DNA from Halomonas sp. GFAJ-1:
GAACGCAGCGTGGCGTGGCTCAGCGCCCATTACTGTTTTCCGCCATTATTGGGTGTGGCCACCGATCGCTCTTGATCAGGCTCCTGGGAAAGCCGGTCTATTTCAGCGCGAAATTCGTCTAAATCCTGGAATTTACGGTACACCGAGGCAAAACGAATATAGGCAACTTGGTCTAAATTGCTTAACGCCTGCATAACAGCCTCGCCAATCTCTCGGGCGTTAACTTCTCGGTCCCCCTTGGCGCGCAGCGATTGACGAATACGCTCAACCGCGGCCTCAATCGCTTCGGCACTTACGGGACGTTTTTCCAGCGCGCGCAGCATTCCTGCCCGTAATTTGGCTTCGTTAAAGCTCTCCCGAGATCCGTCCGACTTAACCACCCGGGGCATGATGAGCTCGGCGGTTTCATACGTCGTAAAGCGCTCATGGCAGCTGGCACACTGGCGACGCCGACGCACCTGGTCACCCTCTGCTACCAGCCGAGAATCGGACACTCGAGTATCATTAGCACCACAAAAAGGGCAATGCATGGCAGTCAACCTATTATCAGTACGTGCAGCTAACAGCACAAAAAAGCATATTTATTCAACGCGGCGTTAACCTAGCATTGTAACGATTTGGCACACAAGCTGCAGCGTTTGTCGCACGTTGTTTAGGAGAGCGCCCGCATGACCCCTTTCGAGCAGACGGTACATCACTATTTAACGCACCTTTACGGCCCGCGAGCAGGCGAGGTTCAGCGGCGCTTAGAGCAGCATCTTGCGCATTTTCGACCTAGGCTACCAGCGGCGCTGCAGACAGCAACAGCCGCCCCCGACGCACCAACATGGAGCGAGAAAGACCAGTGGGTGATCAGTTACGGCGACACAATTGTCGCTGAAGACGCCCCTCCCCTTGCGGTGCTAAGTGAATTTCTCCAGCGCTATCTGGGCGATCGGATTAGCGGGGTGCACGTGCTGCCCTTTTTCCCCTGGAGCAGCGATGACGGCTTCTCAGTGATCCATTACCGGGAAGTAGAGCCAACGCTGGGCGACTGGACACATATTCGCGAGCTGGCCAGCCACTATGACCTGATGGCAGATTTGGTGCTTAACCATGTTTCACGAGAATCGCTCTGGTTTGTGGACTACTTAGCTGGCAGCCTACCCGGGCGGGACTACTTTATTGAAGTAGACCCGGAAACCGACGTTACCCAAGTGACACGTCCACGCAGCAGCCCGCTTTTAGTGCCCGTTTCTACGCGGCGGGGAACCCGCCACCTGTGGGCAACCTTCTCGGAAGATCAAATCGACTTAAATTTTGAGAATCCCGATGTATTACTCGAGTTTGTCGGTATCCTGCTTTTTTATCTTCAGCAAGGCGTGCGCATTATTCGCTTAGATGCAGTGGCGTTTTTATGGAAGCGTCTGGGCACGTCCTGCATTCACCTACCGGAAACCCATACGGTAGTGCGCCTGTTGCGAGCCATTGTGGACGAAATAGCCCCCGGCACCCTGCTGATTACCGAAACCAACGTGCCTCATGCAGAAAATATCAGCTATTTTGGCTTAGAGCGTTTGCCCGAGGGGGCACCCGACGAAGCCCATATGGTGTATCAGTTCGCCCTGCCGCCACTGCTGTTGCACACATTAACCCGAGGTGAAGCATCCACTCTCCAACACTGGCTCGCCAACCTGCCAGTGCTGCCCAAGCAGTGCACCTACTTAAACTTTACTGCCAGCCATGACGGTATTGGCGTACGCCCGCTGGAAGGTCTGCTGCCTGACCATGAGCGGGATGCCCTATTAGAACTAATGCACCGCTTTGGCGGCTTCGTCAGCATGCGCAGCAACCCCGACGGCAGCGATACCCCCTATGAAATTAACATTACTTGGTTTGAAGCCATGCGTGGCACGCGGCGGGGGCCAGACCCATGGCAAATTGCCCGTTTCATATGCAGCCAAGCCATTATGCTGAGCCTACAGGGCATTCCCGCGCTCTACCTGCATACGCTGACCGGCACACTGAATGACGTAGAAGGCGTGGAACGCAGCGGGCGTCTTCGCTCAATTAATCGGCGGCGCTGGAAGCGTGATGAGCTGGCACTGCTGCTTGAAAACCCCTCTACACCCACCCATAAAGTTTTCAATACGCTTAACCACTTGCTGGAACTGCGCCGCAGCGAGCCCTGCTTCCATCCGCATGCTGCTCAGCGTGTACTGCCAAGCCCGCCTGACTTATTAGTGGTTGAGCGTGGCCCGCTTAGCGACGGCCGTCGTTTGCTAGCACTCTTCAATGTTACCGACACACAGCTTCCACTAGAGCGCGCGGGTGAAGCGGTTAACCAAGCGCTCAGCCTACATGATTGGCAAGACTTGAATCCCAATAGCCAAGGAGAGGAAAAAGCCGCTTTATCCCCTTATGCGGTACGCTGGCTGGTGGCTATTAACTGACCAAGGCCAATTGATAAAACAAAACCAGCACTTGGATAGAAATCTTCAAGCTTGCATTGCGGCATAACGTCTCAGTGCAGAAAAACATAATCGCCAAATAATCACGCAGTGACACACTGTGGCACGGATCATTACTAAGGATTGTAGTTAATTATGCTGCAGCAAAGCATTGCGATTGGCCCTATGGGGTTTAGCCTTCATCAACTCGTCATTGGGTTAGCCTTTTTGCTCGCGCTTCTGGCGGGGGCACTCATCGGCCAGCGACACCGCGTCGCAGTGAGCGATACGCTATTTACCGTGCTGTTTGTCGCGATTATTGCCGCACGGGGCGTTTTTGTTATTCGCTATTGGGGAGAGTACGACAGTCTTCTAGCCCGCCTGGACATTCGCGACGGTGGCTTTGATATTTTGGGAGGGCTCGTTGCTGCGCTAGGCTACGCGGGCTGGGCGCTGTGGCGCTCCCCCCGTCAACGCATCCCGCTTAGCGGCGCGTTAATGGTGGGCGGTCTCACCTGGGGCCTAATTGCCGGAGGGTCGACCCTGATTGAGCAGCAGTCCCGTCCTTTACCTGACATTGCTTTAACCACTCAGGAAGGCATCACGACCAGTCTTCCCCACTTTGCACAGCAAGAACAGCAGCCAATGGTGGTGAATCTCTGGGCAAGTTGGTGCCCTCCCTGTATCCGTGAAATGCCCGTGTTTGAGCAAGCCCAACAAGCTGAACAGGACATTACCTTTGTGTTCGTAAACCAAGGGGAAAGCGCCCAGCAAATAGCGTCATTTATGAACCAATATGCGTTTTCGTTGGAAAATGTTTGGCAAGATCCAGCCAATGCTCTGGGTCAAGCTACTGGCGCCAATGCCATGCCCACCACGCTTTACTACAATGCCGAAGGCCAACTGGTGAACACCCACTTCGGTGAGCTTTCCCGCGCCACCCTAGAACAAGGGTTAGAGCGTTTAAGATAGCGTTTTTCAGCGCCACGATGCTGAACATTAATTAAGGATACGGTTATGCAACGTTTTACTCTTTCCCATTTAAGGCTTCCCTCCCTAGGCCGCTTTGTGATGTTAGCGGGTCTTGGCGCTGCCCCGCTAAGCTATGCCGAAGACCTTCCCGCGCCGGTTCAGGCGTTGAGCAATCAGGGGTTAACGATTCACGGTCAGTTCGAGGCACCCGGCGGAATACGAGGCTATGGCGCCAGCGTACAGGGCCAGGACATGGCGATCTACTTAACACCCGATGGTGAGCACGCGATTGTGGGTACGTTAATGGATAGCGACGGTAACGACCTCACCGAAGCACAGCTTGATGAGCACGTCCGTGTTCCTTTGGAAGCTGAAACGTGGCAACTGCTGGAAGAGAGCCACTGGATACAGGATGGCGACACCGCAGCACCACGCATTATTTACACGTTTACAGATGCCAACTGCCCATACTGCCATCAGCTTTGGGAGCAAGCACGCCCGTGGGTAGAGGCAGGTAAAGTCCAACTGCGCCATATTATGGTCGGCATTTTAGCCACCAACAGCCCTGCATTAGCGGCCACAATGCTAGGCGCAGACGACCCCAGCGCCGCGCTTAATGCGCACAGTAAAGGTACGCGCGTCAGCGCCAGCGCTCAGCCGCGAGATATTGAAGAACAGGTCTATGCCAATAATCAGCTGTTTGAAGAGCTAGGCTTGTACGCCACGCCTACCAGCGCTTTTCAGCGCGAAACAGAGAGCGGCAGCATTCGTATTGACCGCATTCAAGGAATGCCTAGCGAAGAACGCCTGATTGAGATGATGGGCAGCGAAGCACCCTAACAGATGAACAAGTAGGGGCAACCACTTGGCTGCCCCTACTTACGATGCATGTTACTAGGATTATCACTGTGCTTGACGGTTTACTCCTCAGAAAGCTGCTCAAAGCGAGGCATACCTACATTCCAAGGGATAATGTTGCCTTTCTCACCCATATTCGCGTGATCGCCCAGTACATGGCCGTCGTGCTCGCGGGTTTGCCCATAGAGCGAGCGATTATGGAAGGTGGGGCCAAAGCGCTCTAATGTTTCGGCCACATCGCCCGTATAGCGCGGGTCTTGGGGCCGCTCTTGGCTGCTCATGTAGTACGCGATGTCCCATGCGTCTTGCTCATTAAGCGAGCGAGGCTGCCCAAGCGGCATATTGTTGTAGATAAAGCCTGCGGCCGTATCGACCCGCACCAAGCCTGCGCCCCAGTTGTTCGAGCCATCGCCCCACGGCGCGGGGAATACGTACTCACCGTTCTCATAATGCCCCGAACCATCGTCGCGGTGGCAAATGGCACACTGCTCCTGATAGGCCGCTTCGCCCCGGGCGTAATTGGGCTCCTGTTCCGGCTCATCCGGCGCAGGGAAACCGCGCCCATAAATTGGCTGGCTGGGGTACATGGGCGCCCCTTTCGCTAACCACTGGTGGTAAGCACTTAGGGCCAGCATCTCATCACTACCGTATTCAGGCGGTGTGCCATTCATCGAGTAAGCAAAGCAGCCTGCAATACGCTCTTCAAGGTTGTTGACGTGCTGATTTTTACCTCGAAAATCCGGCAAGGTGATGGCTGCGGCCCACACGGGGGCACTAAATGGCTGGCGACCCTCACCTAAGTGGCAGCTAGAGCAGTTCATGTCGTTATAAACATACTCATCACGCAGCTGCTGGGTATCGGTAAATAGCTCGTAGCCGTAGCGAATGACTTTTTTCAGCTCGGGGTGAATATCTGCCGCGTCAAGGTCTTCCATGGTAGGCGGCACATGCACAAGCTCCCCTTCTTGAGGGGCTGGAAAGCCAAGCTCAACCAAACCTTGGTAAGGCGCTTCATCTGCCTGGGTGGCACCACTATCAGCAAAGGCGTTAATGACTAACCCTGTCGCTAACGAACTACCGACTAGCGCTAACACGAGACGCTTTTTATGAAACATCATTGCGCTGCCTCCCCTGCTGAATTAACCGGTTGCTCACTGACCGTTTGCGTGGCGTACCATGCGGATACGGCCTGGATATCCTCCTCGCTCATGCGCTTGGCAATGGCGCCCATTAAGTTTTGCGGGTCGTTGCTGCGCTCATCATTTTTCCAAGCAAGCAGCTGACTACTGAGGTAACCCGCATGCTGGCTGGTAATAGCTGGAAAATCACTTCCTGCGCCATTTCCCCCTGGGCCATGGCAACTTTTACACGACACGATATACGCATCCCAATCGCCGCGCTCGGCCAATTGCTGGCCACGGGCTAGCACCGCTTCGCTAGCGCTCTCGCCACCCTGGGCAGGCGTAATGGGCATTTGGCTGTAGTAAGCCGCCACATCGGCAATCTGCTCGTCACTGAGCATACTGGCAAACGGCATCATCGAGGCGTTTTGTCGGCGCCCCTCTTTAAAATCGTGCAGCTGCTTGACGATATAGCCCGCATCTAATCCTGCCAAACGTGGCCAGGACTCACCGCCGGGAATATTCATGCCACCACCATTTGCCTGGTGGCATGCGGTACAGGTTGCCGCTGCGGCCTGGCCACGCTGCGCATCGCCCTCTTGTACCTCGGCAAACGCAGCCCCTGCTGCTAGGCAAGCGCTGATCAGCACACTCACCTTGCCCCACTGTTTTTTATTCATGTCTCCCCCGATCGCTTGGTCGTTATCACTCTTTTATTAAGGGTCTCGCCTTCCATCTTTCTGCGTGTTTAGCGTTACCGTAGGCACCGTTAAGTGCGCGCTAAAACCGCCTGCTTCAGCATTTTCAAACGCCACACTGCCGCCAAAGCGCTCAGCAATGGCTTCCACAATGGCAAGCCCTAAGCCACTTCCCTGCTGCTTGCTGGCTCGCCAAAAACGCTGGGTGAGCTGCTTCAGCGTTGCCTCATCTACCCCGGGGCCTTGGTCATGCACACTGAAGGTCGCTTGGCCATCCACGCACTGCACACCCAAGGAGACCGCAGCGCCACGTGGGCCGTGATGCAGCGAGTTATCCAGCAAGTTTCGCAGCGCTGTGATCGCAAGTTCTCTGGGCATAGCAAGGCATACATTGGGAAGCGTCTCTGGCGACAGGCACTGCCCCGGCGCCGCCACGCTGTCGGCTATCGCATACTCAACAATTTCTGCCACCTGACTCGGCTCGCCATCGTCAAAGCGCATTCGTCCTTCCACCCGGGCCAATGTGAGTAACTGATCTAGGGTATGTGCTAGCCGCACAACTCCTGCTTCGGCATGGTGCAGCGACGCTTCAGCCGCGGCCCCTTGGGCACGCTGGGCGACTTGCAGGTGAGTTTTAATCGCCGTTAGCGGGGTACGCAGTTCATGGGCGGCGTCGTTCGTGAAGCGCTGCTCACGAACGAGCGTGTGCTGCACGCGGATCAGCAACCCATTGAGGGTCTCAATAAGCGGTTTGATCTCTTTAGGCACGCCATAAGTAGACACTGGCGCTAACGCTTCAGGATGGCGGCTAGCCAATGCCGCTCGCAGACGCGCTAAAGGCAACAATCCACGCCATACCCCCACCCACAGGGCGATAAAGCTGCCGATCAGCGCGACAATAAAAGGCACCACGGCCACGCGAACGACATCGCTAAGCAACTTATCGCGCTCATCCATACGGTCGGCGGTGGTGATCACCAAATCACCACGCTCATAGGTAAACACGCGCCAGGTGGTATCGCCCTCTTGGCGGTAGGTGTGCCCCCTAGCACCCGGGGAGAGTACCGCTTCAAGGTTGGCATGGGTGCGAGCAATGATGTTGCCTTGTGGCGAATGAACCTGACAGGCCAAGCCTTCAATCGGGGGAATTGAGAGCGCCGCTGTTGCGCTCTGGGCCCATACCTCTTCGGGTAGCTGAAGCACTAGCCCAGCGACCATGCGCGCCGACTGGGCTAAGCGCTGATCAAGGGTTTCTACAAACTTTTTTTCTAGGTCATTTAGTAACCACGCCGCTGCCACACCCCATAACACCACCAGGGTTAAGCCTAGCGTTAGCAGTAGGCGGGCACGCAAGCTCATTGCTGACCTTTGTAGGGTGTGCCAGGCAAATGCACTGCTTCGGGCTTACCAAGCCGGTACCCTAGGCCACGTACCGTCTCGATCACCCCGCTGCCGAGCTTGCGGCGAAGATGGTGGATATGCACATTTAGCGCATTACTCTCTACTTCGTCATTTAAGCCGTACAGGCTATCCTTCAACTGATCCGCCGACAGCACGCTGCGCGGCGCGTGTAAAAACGCTTCCAATAGCACCAGCTCGCGCCGTGACAACGCCACTAAGTGCCCAGCAACGTTTACCTCTCGTGACGCTGGGTCTAAGGTCAGCGCCCCATGCACCGTAAGCCCCTGGCTACGGCCCGACACGCGACGCAGCAGCGCATGTAAGCGCGCTACCAGCTCATCAAGATCAAACGGCTTTATCAGATAGTCGTCAGCACCGCATTGAAGCCCATCCACTCGGTCACGAACCGCGTCTCGGGCGGTTAGCATCAGTACCGGCGTGGCGATTCCTTGCTCACGCCATGACTGAAGTAGTTGTAAGCCATCCCCATCAGGCAACCCGCGGTCGAGTATCACCACATCGCTCGCCACTGACTGCATGGCTTGCCGCGCAGCCTTAATTGAGGAGACGTGATCGACGACAAAATCGTACATCATCAAGCCTGAGCGAATCCCCGAGGCCACCAGCGGGTCATCTTCAATGAGTAAGACGTGCATAGCGGTTTCCTTCTATAGTCTGTCCAGCATGGCAAACGCGCATTAACCTAGCGTTAAGCATCCAAGCAATGTCCATCGTCCAATTAGCTCCCTCTCTCCATCTCGCCTCTCTCCATCTCGCCTCTATCAATCTCTCCCTATCAACAAAAACACCCCTGCTGATCTCAGCAAGGGTGATAGTCGTCATCAAGCAAGCGGGGTAAGCTGGGGTAAGTTAAAGCAGTGCGCTAAACTCGTTTAGCCAAGAACCATCCCACCACCATCGCCACTAACATGGCTAACAGCGGTAACGATAAGCCACCAACAGAGGCAATAGCCGGACCAGGGCAGTAGCCAGAAAGCCCCCAACCAATACCAAATAGCGCCGCGCCGCCTAACAGCTTAGCGTCTAAATCCTGCTTACTAGGTAGCTGGAAGCCGCTACCAAACAGCGGAGTTCCTCGGGCATAAACAAGCCGATAGCCGATGAAAGTCGTGACTACCGCACCGCCTAACACAAACATTAGGGTAGGGTCCCAGGCGCCCGCGATGTCCAAAAAGCCCAATACCCGTGCTGGGTCGGTCATTCCCGAAACCGCCAGCCCAAGACCAAACAGCAGGCCTGCCAGATAGCCAGCCGCTGTTTTAAGCGTGTTTGAATGACTAAGACGGCTCATGCACTGCCTCCTAACACGTGGCGTACCACGTACACGGTCACAATAGCGGCGACTAGAAACATTGCCGTCGCCGCCATCGAGCGCGGCGCCAAGCGCGCTAAACCGCATACGCCGTGCCCGCTGGTACAGCCGCTGCCAATGCCGGTTCCTAGCCCTACTAACAGCCCAGCCAGCAGCATTAACAGTATACCGCCCGCTGGCTCGCCAATGACCGCACCGGGGGCATCCGCCACATTGCCCAACCCACCGCCTAATGCCATCACGACTAACGGGCCACTTACCACCCCCGCCAGAAATGCTAGCCGCCAGGCGCTATCCCCCTTGGGGCGCTGAGTAATTAACGTGCCAACAATGCCGCTAATGCCAGCAATGCGCCCAAGTGACCCCATTAGCCACACAGCAGAGAGCCCGATCAATACGCCCCCCACCAATCCTTGCAGACTCGCTATCCAGTCCACGGTGTGCTCCTGAAAAGTGCTTGTAACGTTGTTTACTCAACTAGCGTACGAGGCTAGTGATCGTTTTAACGCTTGGTTTTACACGTTGAAATACCCAGCAGCGGGTAAAGCGGGCAAAAGTTAAAAAGGCCGGTTGCCAAAGGCACAATCCCTACCCACCCCCAGGCACCTATTGTTCCGGTCAACGCCAACCCAATCAGCACCGCCCCCACCACAATGCGCGCTACTTTATCGATACCACCTACGTTAGTTTTCATACGGTGCTCCTTAATTTAGATAAAAATCGGCTAAAAACGATTAATCGGTACTTTTAGATACACTTGTCCATTATCTTCAGCGGGAGGCATCTCCCCGGCCCGCATATTGACCTGCACCGACGGTATAATTAGCTTTGGCATGCCCAGCGTGGCGTCGCGCTCGGAGCGCATTTTCACAAACTCATCTTCGCTAATACCTTCGTGCACGTGGACGTTAGCGGTGCGCTGCTCCGCCACGCTGGTTTCATGTTGGTAAGTCTCACGCCCTGGGGCTTTATAGTCGTGACACAAAAACAGCCGCGTTTGCTCTGGTAGGGCCAGCACTTTTTGTATTGAACGGTATAACGTGCGGGCATCTCCACCAGGAAAGTCACACCGCGCGGTGCCGTAATCCGGCATAAAAAGCGTATCGCCCACAAAGGCAGCATCGCCGACGACATACGTTAGACAAGCAGGCGTATGCCCAGGGGTGTGCACTACACGCCCTTGCAGTTTACCAATCGTAAAAGTGTCATCTTCATTGAACAGCGCATCAAACTGGCTGCCATCCCGAGCAAATTCGGTTCCCGCATTAAACGCCTTACCAAAAATTTCCTGTACGTCGACGATATGGGCGCCAATACCGGTTTTGCCGCCTAGCTGCTGATGTAAATAAGGCGCCGCGGAAAGATGGTCTGCATGTACGTGGGTTTCCAGAATCCATTCCACGGTTAAGTCGTTATCACGAATAAAGCTAATAATTGCATTAGCGGAGCGCACATCCGTTTGCCCAGCGGCATAATCAAAATCCAGTACTGAATCGACAATAGCGCAGGCATGGCTATCGGGGTCTTGCACCACGTAGCTAAACGTATTGGTGGGCTCATCGAAAAAAGGGGTGACGATTGGGCGTTGCATACAGTGCCTCCACTAGGTGGCTTTTAGCGTTACTATGCACCCACTATAAACCATATATGGTTATATGTTTATACCCTTATGGAATTTAAAGCCATTTATTAAAGAGATTATTAAACCGATACAGCATTCAACCAAGCCAGTATTGGCAGCATTTAAGGCACGAGACAAAGACAAGCATAAAAAAACCCTGCCAGGAGCAGGGTTCAAAAAAGCGATTGGGCTACACCTTTCCTTGGTTATCTAGCTCCACCGCGTCATGCATGCGGGCCAGCAAATCGGGCACAGCGGCTTGAACTCGGTTCCAGCTGGGGATAAACGGACGCTCGCGTGGGTTATCCAAAAACAGGTTACCTGCTTCTAAAAGGTTGCTGGCAAACAGCTCTACTGCCTGCTCTTCGCAATGGCGGTCCAAGCTGAGCCCGTTCATGGTGGCATCGTGGTCGTAAGCTTCAATAAGGTCTAAGGCATAGCGGTAATAGGTCGCTTTTAGCGTACGGAAATCCTCGCTGCTAAAGCTCACGCCTTGGGTAGCGAGCTTGCGATACAGCGCCTTGGCAATATCCAGGCTCATACGATTCAGGCCACCATTAGGGTCGTCTTCACTCACTGGCTGGTGCTTGTGATCATAGGCATCGGCAATATCGACCTGGCACAGCTGCCTTGGCGCGTAGTTGCGCTGTAACTCGGAAAGCACACCAATTTCCAGCCCCCAATCTGCCGGTATACGTATGCCTTCCAGTACCTCACTGCGCATCGCAAACTCACCGGAAAGCGGATAACGAAAGCTATCCAAATAATCCAAGTAGGGAAGTGGCCCACACACCGTTTTAAGGGCGCGTATGAGCGGCGTTACCATCAGCCGTGACACACGTCCGTTCAACTTCCCCTCCGCAATGCGGGGGTAATAGCCTTTACAAAAACTATAGTTGAACCGGGGATGAGCCACGGGGTACATAAGGCGGGCCAATAACCCACGCTCGTAGGTGAGAATATCGCAGTCATGTAAACCGACCACCGATGAACGCCCAGACGAGAGAATATAGCCTGCGCAGTACCATACATTGCGCCCTTTACCCGGCTCCAGCGCACCTAGCCCATGGCTTTCCAACTCGGCATCCAGCGCCTTTAACCGAGGGCCGTCGTTCCATAAAATACGAGTATGCTGGGGTAAGCGAGAAAAAAACTCTCGGGCATATAAAAATTGGTCGCGATCAGCGCGATCCAGACCAATCACCACTTCATTGAGATAGGGCACTTTAACTAATTCATCGACAATGGCAGAAAGCGCTGGTCCCTCCAGCTCTGAAAACAGCGAGGGTAAGATCAACCCCATGGGGCGCCGCTTGGCAAATTGGCAAAGCTCTTGCTCAAGTGCGTCAACTGAACGGCGCGTTAAGTTGTGAAAATCGGTAATCACGCCATTTTGATGGAAATCACTCATGCAGTATGTCTCCTTGGCTCACTAGCCATACGCGTTGACATAGATATGCTCACATAACGGCAGCATGACAGGTTGGCGCCGCCGCTAAACGGCGGTCGTCTCGCCCCCACCAATGGGCTACCCCCTCAGCCCAACCTAATGGCCCGGTTGCCTCGGTACGGTATAAAGCAGCACTGCGTGGCGTTATCTCCAGCCCATGACACCCCTTGATGACAACTGCTTGGTCCACTGCTTCCAGCATGGTGATATCGTTAGGGCCATCGCCTAACCCCAATGAAATAGGCGGGCTTCCCCTAAGGGCGCTAAAGCGCTTAATTAGCCACTCTACGGCACTGCCTTTATCCGAGGCGCGCCCCATAACGTGCCAAAAACGCCCTCCTTGGGTCAGCTCAAGGCCATCCCCTGCTAGCGCAAGGCGAAACGCCTCAAGCGCTTTTTCATCATCGTGCCAAATGAGCGGCTCGCTCCCCTCTCGCTGCCGAGCAGCCTTTGCACGTGCCTCATCTAATCCGGTGAGCTCCATAATTTGCGGGGTGTTCAGCTCTCCCATGCGGGTAAACCGAAGTCCAAGTCGTTCGCGCCATATTTTTAGCCGAGCACGAATAAACCCCACATCAACCCCTGTGTGTTTAACAACAACCCCATCCCGGGCACTGCCTGGACGGTCTAAACGGGCATGGCACCAACCGGGCGGCAAACCAATCACGGCGCCGTTTTCGGCAACAAAAGGTGTCGCGGTGAGGCCAAGTGATTCGCGAAGCGGGATCAGCTCAGCCCGGGTTTTACTGGTCACAGGAATAACCGGCACGCCAAGTTTTTTTAAGCGCGCGAGCCAGGGGGCTGCGGGGGCAAAATCGTAGGTATGGTGATCAAGCAACGAACCATCAAGATCCGTCACCACCAAGCGCGGCTGCAAAGCAGGATCAATCGCGTTTGCTGCCACTTGTTGGGGCAATGCCTTCGATATTGGAAGAGCGTTGG
Protein-coding regions in this window:
- a CDS encoding thiol:disulfide interchange protein → MLQQSIAIGPMGFSLHQLVIGLAFLLALLAGALIGQRHRVAVSDTLFTVLFVAIIAARGVFVIRYWGEYDSLLARLDIRDGGFDILGGLVAALGYAGWALWRSPRQRIPLSGALMVGGLTWGLIAGGSTLIEQQSRPLPDIALTTQEGITTSLPHFAQQEQQPMVVNLWASWCPPCIREMPVFEQAQQAEQDITFVFVNQGESAQQIASFMNQYAFSLENVWQDPANALGQATGANAMPTTLYYNAEGQLVNTHFGELSRATLEQGLERLR
- a CDS encoding DNA-binding response regulator; the protein is MHVLLIEDDPLVASGIRSGLMMYDFVVDHVSSIKAARQAMQSVASDVVILDRGLPDGDGLQLLQSWREQGIATPVLMLTARDAVRDRVDGLQCGADDYLIKPFDLDELVARLHALLRRVSGRSQGLTVHGALTLDPASREVNVAGHLVALSRRELVLLEAFLHAPRSVLSADQLKDSLYGLNDEVESNALNVHIHHLRRKLGSGVIETVRGLGYRLGKPEAVHLPGTPYKGQQ
- a CDS encoding cytochrome C, producing MNKKQWGKVSVLISACLAAGAAFAEVQEGDAQRGQAAAATCTACHQANGGGMNIPGGESWPRLAGLDAGYIVKQLHDFKEGRRQNASMMPFASMLSDEQIADVAAYYSQMPITPAQGGESASEAVLARGQQLAERGDWDAYIVSCKSCHGPGGNGAGSDFPAITSQHAGYLSSQLLAWKNDERSNDPQNLMGAIAKRMSEEDIQAVSAWYATQTVSEQPVNSAGEAAQ
- a CDS encoding transcriptional regulator NrdR encodes the protein MHCPFCGANDTRVSDSRLVAEGDQVRRRRQCASCHERFTTYETAELIMPRVVKSDGSRESFNEAKLRAGMLRALEKRPVSAEAIEAAVERIRQSLRAKGDREVNAREIGEAVMQALSNLDQVAYIRFASVYRKFQDLDEFRAEIDRLSQEPDQERSVATPNNGGKQ
- a CDS encoding two-component sensor histidine kinase, which gives rise to MSLRARLLLTLGLTLVVLWGVAAAWLLNDLEKKFVETLDQRLAQSARMVAGLVLQLPEEVWAQSATAALSIPPIEGLACQVHSPQGNIIARTHANLEAVLSPGARGHTYRQEGDTTWRVFTYERGDLVITTADRMDERDKLLSDVVRVAVVPFIVALIGSFIALWVGVWRGLLPLARLRAALASRHPEALAPVSTYGVPKEIKPLIETLNGLLIRVQHTLVREQRFTNDAAHELRTPLTAIKTHLQVAQRAQGAAAEASLHHAEAGVVRLAHTLDQLLTLARVEGRMRFDDGEPSQVAEIVEYAIADSVAAPGQCLSPETLPNVCLAMPRELAITALRNLLDNSLHHGPRGAAVSLGVQCVDGQATFSVHDQGPGVDEATLKQLTQRFWRASKQQGSGLGLAIVEAIAERFGGSVAFENAEAGGFSAHLTVPTVTLNTQKDGRRDP
- a CDS encoding alpha-amylase; amino-acid sequence: MTPFEQTVHHYLTHLYGPRAGEVQRRLEQHLAHFRPRLPAALQTATAAPDAPTWSEKDQWVISYGDTIVAEDAPPLAVLSEFLQRYLGDRISGVHVLPFFPWSSDDGFSVIHYREVEPTLGDWTHIRELASHYDLMADLVLNHVSRESLWFVDYLAGSLPGRDYFIEVDPETDVTQVTRPRSSPLLVPVSTRRGTRHLWATFSEDQIDLNFENPDVLLEFVGILLFYLQQGVRIIRLDAVAFLWKRLGTSCIHLPETHTVVRLLRAIVDEIAPGTLLITETNVPHAENISYFGLERLPEGAPDEAHMVYQFALPPLLLHTLTRGEASTLQHWLANLPVLPKQCTYLNFTASHDGIGVRPLEGLLPDHERDALLELMHRFGGFVSMRSNPDGSDTPYEINITWFEAMRGTRRGPDPWQIARFICSQAIMLSLQGIPALYLHTLTGTLNDVEGVERSGRLRSINRRRWKRDELALLLENPSTPTHKVFNTLNHLLELRRSEPCFHPHAAQRVLPSPPDLLVVERGPLSDGRRLLALFNVTDTQLPLERAGEAVNQALSLHDWQDLNPNSQGEEKAALSPYAVRWLVAIN
- a CDS encoding cytochrome C, whose protein sequence is MMFHKKRLVLALVGSSLATGLVINAFADSGATQADEAPYQGLVELGFPAPQEGELVHVPPTMEDLDAADIHPELKKVIRYGYELFTDTQQLRDEYVYNDMNCSSCHLGEGRQPFSAPVWAAAITLPDFRGKNQHVNNLEERIAGCFAYSMNGTPPEYGSDEMLALSAYHQWLAKGAPMYPSQPIYGRGFPAPDEPEQEPNYARGEAAYQEQCAICHRDDGSGHYENGEYVFPAPWGDGSNNWGAGLVRVDTAAGFIYNNMPLGQPRSLNEQDAWDIAYYMSSQERPQDPRYTGDVAETLERFGPTFHNRSLYGQTREHDGHVLGDHANMGEKGNIIPWNVGMPRFEQLSEE
- a CDS encoding thiol:disulfide interchange protein DsbG, whose product is MQRFTLSHLRLPSLGRFVMLAGLGAAPLSYAEDLPAPVQALSNQGLTIHGQFEAPGGIRGYGASVQGQDMAIYLTPDGEHAIVGTLMDSDGNDLTEAQLDEHVRVPLEAETWQLLEESHWIQDGDTAAPRIIYTFTDANCPYCHQLWEQARPWVEAGKVQLRHIMVGILATNSPALAATMLGADDPSAALNAHSKGTRVSASAQPRDIEEQVYANNQLFEELGLYATPTSAFQRETESGSIRIDRIQGMPSEERLIEMMGSEAP